From Weissella diestrammenae, a single genomic window includes:
- the arcC gene encoding carbamate kinase, whose amino-acid sequence MMKRIVVALGGNAILTDDPTAAGQAKALEKTAQQLVKFVQAGYQLVVTHGNGPQVGNLLLQQEAGSSNKNPAMPLDTVGSMTQGEIGLWLSNALNKELNQLGLTDKRVATIMTRTEVDPADPAFSNPTKPIGPFYNHAEAEQIKAANPTWTLAEDAGRGYRRVVASPKPINILESQEIEKLVDDNTILIAGGGGGVPVIQKDGVYIGSEAVIDKDFTSEKIAELIQADQLIILTAVDNIAINFGQATEKKLTTVTVAEMQQYVQENQFAKGSMLPKVIAAMDFVNATGKEAVVTGLDNIEALMAEHAGTHIVA is encoded by the coding sequence ATCATGAAAAGAATTGTGGTTGCCTTAGGTGGAAATGCGATTTTAACGGATGATCCAACCGCAGCTGGACAAGCAAAGGCACTCGAAAAAACAGCACAACAATTAGTTAAATTTGTTCAAGCTGGTTATCAACTGGTTGTTACACATGGTAATGGGCCACAAGTTGGCAACTTATTGTTGCAACAAGAAGCTGGTTCAAGTAATAAAAATCCAGCAATGCCATTGGATACAGTTGGTTCTATGACTCAAGGGGAAATTGGGTTATGGCTATCAAATGCTTTGAACAAAGAATTGAATCAATTAGGGTTGACTGATAAACGTGTAGCAACGATTATGACGCGAACTGAAGTTGATCCTGCGGACCCAGCTTTTAGTAATCCAACGAAACCAATTGGCCCATTTTACAATCATGCGGAAGCAGAGCAAATTAAAGCGGCCAATCCAACATGGACTTTGGCTGAAGATGCTGGTCGGGGATATCGTCGGGTCGTTGCATCACCTAAACCAATTAATATTTTGGAAAGTCAAGAAATCGAGAAATTGGTTGATGACAATACCATTTTAATTGCTGGTGGGGGTGGCGGTGTACCAGTTATTCAAAAAGATGGTGTGTATATTGGTAGCGAAGCGGTGATTGATAAAGACTTTACGTCGGAAAAAATTGCTGAATTGATTCAAGCTGATCAGTTGATTATCTTGACAGCAGTTGATAATATTGCGATTAATTTCGGACAAGCAACGGAAAAGAAATTGACCACGGTCACAGTCGCAGAGATGCAACAGTATGTCCAGGAAAATCAATTTGCCAAAGGCTCAATGTTACCAAAGGTGATTGCGGCCATGGATTTTGTCAATGCAACTGGCAAGGAAGCAGTAGTTACAGGTTTGGACAATATCGAAGCATTAATGGCTGAACATGCTGGTACGCATATCGTTGCTTGA
- a CDS encoding glycosyltransferase family 2 protein — protein sequence MRQYVDWSMPNHFLFICDADTVIADNWMVNAKRVLATEEPPDAIGSVFFGGEHNGSMLQICQSLEWIRYTNQILRSKKVFVLTGTASLIRAECFERIYELRGYYYNEQSITEDFTMTLDLKEVGTKMVSPLSCSCLTEMMPSWKLLFLQRRRWYLGALQQIVQREWTQVMRPYLFQQLLLLISVFSFMLMILFSIYLAFTGDMIFDLFWAMIGIIFMAERITTVWTKGWHARLFAALMIPELIYSFILQISYLDALRQLLMGSKGSWNHV from the coding sequence TTGCGTCAATATGTCGACTGGTCAATGCCAAATCATTTCTTATTTATCTGTGACGCTGACACAGTAATCGCCGACAACTGGATGGTCAATGCCAAACGCGTTTTAGCTACCGAAGAACCGCCTGATGCCATCGGATCTGTCTTTTTTGGCGGTGAGCATAATGGGTCGATGTTACAAATCTGCCAAAGCTTAGAATGGATTCGCTATACAAACCAAATTCTCCGTTCAAAAAAAGTCTTTGTCCTAACTGGGACAGCCTCATTGATTCGAGCTGAATGTTTTGAACGCATTTATGAATTACGTGGCTACTATTACAATGAACAAAGTATTACTGAAGACTTCACAATGACGTTAGATTTGAAGGAAGTCGGTACCAAAATGGTTTCTCCCTTATCTTGTAGTTGTTTAACTGAAATGATGCCCAGTTGGAAACTATTGTTCTTACAGCGTCGTCGCTGGTATCTTGGTGCACTCCAACAAATTGTGCAACGCGAATGGACGCAAGTGATGCGACCATACCTCTTTCAACAATTACTCTTATTAATCTCAGTTTTTTCTTTCATGTTGATGATTCTCTTTTCAATTTATTTAGCTTTCACCGGCGACATGATTTTTGACCTCTTTTGGGCCATGATTGGCATCATCTTTATGGCCGAAAGAATTACTACCGTTTGGACGAAAGGCTGGCATGCGCGCTTATTTGCCGCATTGATGATTCCCGAACTTATCTATTCATTTATCTTACAAATTAGTTACCTAGATGCCCTGCGTCAATTACTCATGGGATCGAAAGGGAGTTGGAACCACGTATAA
- a CDS encoding glycosyltransferase: protein MVIIIRWDTKNIYQNSITEFNFVTKGRIHLDNLISPLYVTAVIPAHNEAEGIQATVLALKKQVDEVIVICDNCTDNTQELAQAAGARAYVTVNNTARKAGALNQCLASICRLVNAKSFLIYL, encoded by the coding sequence TTGGTCATCATTATCAGATGGGACACCAAAAATATTTATCAAAATTCCATTACTGAATTTAATTTTGTAACGAAAGGACGCATTCATTTGGATAATCTTATATCGCCACTCTATGTCACCGCTGTTATCCCTGCTCATAATGAAGCCGAGGGGATTCAGGCCACCGTTTTAGCACTTAAAAAACAAGTTGATGAAGTAATCGTCATCTGTGATAACTGTACTGATAACACCCAAGAGTTGGCACAAGCAGCCGGGGCACGTGCCTATGTGACAGTCAATAATACAGCGCGTAAGGCAGGGGCATTGAATCAATGCCTTGCGTCAATATGTCGACTGGTCAATGCCAAATCATTTCTTATTTATCTGTGA
- a CDS encoding aminopeptidase yields MTIANFDTLLAKYADVITSIGVNVQPGQDILLYADVEQQQLAHLIIDSAYQRGANQVMVEWQDTYVTKNFLAHADEASITHVPTSVTVRAQELVARSTSRISLISADPDALGAIDSQTVANYSKAQAHAKKPIMEATMNNDISWLVVAGAGQAWAEKVFPDLKGADAVDRLWREIFKITRISVDNDPVADWKKHIALLSEKAAWLNDNNFKELRYTSPRTQLTVGLAENHIWEGADSKDKAGNYFTANMPTEEVFTAPDYRNIHGTVTATKPLSYGGVLINDIQLTFEAGRVVKASASTGEDVLKHLLDSDDGARSLGEVSLVPDPSPISQSGIIFYNTLIDENASDHLALGAAYPFNLKNGTQLSDDARHAKGQNLSIIHVDFMMGSADMSVDGVRYDGTIVPVFRQGDWA; encoded by the coding sequence ATGACTATCGCAAATTTCGACACGCTGTTGGCTAAATACGCTGATGTAATTACTTCTATTGGGGTCAACGTTCAACCCGGCCAAGATATTTTACTGTATGCTGACGTTGAACAACAACAATTGGCGCATCTCATTATTGATTCTGCTTATCAACGTGGCGCTAATCAAGTCATGGTTGAATGGCAAGACACCTACGTCACTAAAAATTTCTTAGCGCATGCTGACGAGGCATCAATTACTCATGTTCCCACATCGGTCACGGTCAGGGCGCAAGAATTGGTGGCCCGATCAACCTCTCGAATCAGTTTGATTTCTGCTGATCCAGATGCCCTCGGCGCAATCGACTCACAAACGGTTGCAAATTACTCAAAAGCTCAAGCTCATGCAAAAAAGCCAATCATGGAAGCCACTATGAATAATGACATCTCATGGCTCGTTGTCGCTGGAGCTGGTCAAGCTTGGGCCGAAAAAGTATTTCCAGATTTAAAAGGCGCAGATGCTGTTGACCGCCTTTGGCGTGAAATTTTTAAAATCACCCGTATTTCAGTCGATAATGACCCCGTCGCTGATTGGAAAAAACACATTGCCTTACTATCTGAAAAAGCGGCTTGGTTAAATGATAATAATTTTAAAGAGTTACGCTATACATCACCCCGAACGCAACTCACAGTCGGTTTAGCTGAGAATCATATTTGGGAAGGTGCCGATTCAAAAGATAAAGCTGGTAACTATTTCACGGCCAACATGCCAACTGAAGAGGTGTTCACGGCACCTGACTATCGCAACATTCATGGCACAGTCACTGCGACTAAACCTTTATCATATGGTGGTGTACTTATTAACGATATTCAATTAACCTTTGAAGCGGGACGCGTTGTGAAAGCCAGCGCTTCAACCGGTGAAGACGTTTTGAAGCATTTACTTGATTCAGATGATGGTGCCCGTTCGCTTGGTGAAGTATCACTCGTCCCAGATCCTTCACCAATTTCTCAATCGGGCATTATTTTCTACAATACGTTAATTGACGAGAATGCTTCCGACCATTTAGCGTTAGGTGCTGCATATCCCTTTAATTTAAAAAATGGCACCCAATTATCAGATGACGCCCGCCATGCAAAAGGCCAAAACTTATCAATTATTCACGTTGATTTCATGATGGGTTCAGCCGATATGTCGGTTGACGGCGTTCGCTACGATGGCACCATCGTCCCTGTTTTCCGTCAAGGTGACTGGGCTTAA
- a CDS encoding FAD/NAD(P)-binding protein, translating to MGNNFGAEYISSHHYLNTRTFLDEIARISPNRFTSRALFGVYAQWFYEQTIHNLPKNVTVTFINQEVLNIERLSNASFQIKLSENAIYDVNQVVMALGHVEQQAPEVEQHLAAAAEQHGLTYLPANHPADANLDALEANQPVIMRGLGLSFFDYIAQLSTGRGGRFTRGTDSGLIYHPSGHEPKIIAGSRSGIPMHARGVNQKYGGHRYEPKFFTRSALDQYAAAHQHKISFNFFFNLVKKEMAYKHYLNVLNDLAITWPFNAADFLAALANSDDLNATARQFGLPEDMLMDWQHIFNPIPVVQSTADYQDAMLNYLNWDIHDARLGNDDAPYAGAFDILRDVRGIIRHYLQAGYLSADDYAQFLKTFNPFNSIVSVGPPALRVEQMRALIKAGILTLTGPKIQVTIQDDHFLATDTLGGTYVASQLVEARLQSINVASTNDHLVQHLYQKGWLSNESYQQSDATTYTVGGARMNQETLTVLDQNKHEIPGLFIWGVPTEGWSWFTTFAPRPKMNDKIFRDAENITNTIFPAIDA from the coding sequence ATGGGCAATAACTTTGGGGCTGAATATATTAGTAGCCATCACTATCTCAACACACGAACTTTTTTAGATGAAATTGCTCGAATCAGTCCCAATCGTTTCACTTCACGCGCACTATTTGGTGTTTACGCTCAATGGTTCTATGAACAAACGATTCATAATCTACCAAAAAATGTGACTGTTACTTTTATCAATCAAGAAGTGTTAAATATTGAGCGTTTATCAAATGCTAGTTTCCAAATTAAGCTGTCTGAAAACGCTATTTACGACGTTAATCAAGTCGTCATGGCCCTCGGCCACGTGGAACAACAGGCACCTGAAGTTGAACAACACCTTGCTGCTGCAGCTGAACAACATGGCCTCACCTACTTACCTGCCAATCATCCGGCAGATGCAAATCTTGATGCCCTTGAAGCCAATCAACCCGTTATTATGCGTGGTTTAGGCCTCAGCTTTTTTGACTATATTGCGCAACTGAGCACCGGTCGCGGCGGCCGTTTTACCCGTGGGACAGATAGTGGCTTAATTTATCACCCATCTGGTCACGAACCAAAGATCATTGCCGGTTCACGTAGTGGTATTCCCATGCATGCACGTGGGGTGAATCAAAAATACGGTGGGCATCGCTACGAACCAAAATTTTTTACCCGTAGCGCTCTAGATCAGTATGCTGCTGCACATCAGCACAAAATATCTTTCAACTTCTTTTTTAATCTCGTAAAAAAAGAAATGGCATATAAGCATTATTTGAATGTGCTCAATGACCTAGCAATCACTTGGCCATTTAATGCGGCTGATTTTCTAGCTGCTCTTGCGAATTCAGATGACTTGAATGCGACAGCCCGCCAATTTGGTCTACCAGAAGATATGCTTATGGATTGGCAGCATATCTTCAACCCCATCCCAGTGGTACAATCAACCGCTGACTATCAAGATGCAATGCTCAACTATTTGAATTGGGACATTCATGATGCACGCTTAGGAAATGATGACGCGCCCTATGCTGGTGCTTTTGACATTTTACGTGACGTACGCGGTATCATTCGTCATTATTTGCAAGCTGGCTATTTATCAGCGGACGACTATGCACAATTTTTAAAAACATTTAATCCATTTAATAGTATTGTGTCAGTTGGCCCACCCGCCTTACGTGTTGAGCAAATGCGAGCCTTAATCAAGGCTGGCATTTTGACCCTGACTGGTCCAAAAATTCAAGTGACGATTCAAGATGACCATTTCTTAGCGACTGACACTTTGGGTGGCACATACGTCGCTTCACAGTTAGTTGAGGCGCGCCTTCAAAGCATTAATGTTGCGTCAACTAATGATCATCTTGTCCAACATCTTTACCAAAAAGGATGGCTTTCAAATGAAAGCTATCAACAATCGGACGCAACCACTTATACAGTTGGCGGTGCTCGAATGAATCAAGAAACACTAACCGTTCTTGATCAAAATAAACACGAAATACCTGGGTTGTTCATTTGGGGAGTGCCAACTGAAGGTTGGTCATGGTTTACCACCTTCGCACCGCGCCCAAAAATGAATGATAAAATTTTCCGTGATGCAGAAAATATTACCAATACCATTTTCCCAGCAATTGACGCTTAG
- a CDS encoding FAD/NAD(P)-binding protein yields the protein MKIALIGAGPRNLALLSRLIARATARLETTNIMLFDPVAIGGRVWRTDQDPLFLMNTVTSQLTLFSDDSVPSDNPVPTGPSFYKWAITLGLNILVAITISTHELF from the coding sequence ATGAAGATTGCGCTAATTGGTGCCGGTCCTCGAAATTTAGCCTTATTATCCCGCCTAATTGCCCGAGCAACTGCTCGACTTGAAACAACTAACATTATGTTGTTCGATCCGGTTGCGATTGGTGGTCGGGTCTGGCGCACGGACCAGGATCCACTATTTTTAATGAACACCGTCACGTCACAATTGACACTGTTTTCTGATGATAGTGTGCCTAGCGACAATCCAGTCCCAACGGGCCCATCTTTTTACAAATGGGCAATAACTTTGGGGCTGAATATATTAGTAGCCATCACTATCTCAACACACGAACTTTTTTAG
- a CDS encoding NAD(P)H-hydrate epimerase, with the protein MTDAVTAHEMQQYDQYTIDEIGVPSLVLMERAALATIEVLGAGQYDLSEVLVIAGLGNNGGDGVAIARLLMQKGIKVSLLLLGDESRAAHNTALQLKIARQYGLHPIHRVKEFRQYSVIVDALFGIGLSKPVPVKLGEMIKRVNAANIPVVSVDVPSGLNATTGEILGSAIRANATVTFAYPKIGLLQQEGIKRAGSIFVKDIGIYSPEELNNFKSRTEEK; encoded by the coding sequence ATGACAGATGCAGTAACCGCACATGAGATGCAACAATATGACCAATATACGATCGACGAAATTGGGGTGCCCTCACTCGTCTTAATGGAACGGGCCGCACTAGCCACAATTGAAGTGCTCGGTGCCGGACAATATGACTTATCAGAAGTGCTCGTCATTGCTGGACTTGGTAATAATGGTGGTGATGGCGTCGCTATTGCCCGTCTTTTAATGCAAAAGGGAATCAAGGTATCATTACTTCTTTTAGGGGACGAAAGTCGCGCTGCACACAATACAGCGTTGCAATTAAAAATTGCTCGTCAATATGGCCTACATCCCATTCATCGTGTGAAAGAATTCCGACAATACTCGGTCATTGTTGACGCACTCTTTGGTATTGGCCTTTCAAAACCAGTCCCAGTCAAATTAGGTGAGATGATTAAACGCGTCAATGCTGCTAATATTCCCGTCGTTTCTGTTGATGTGCCATCTGGACTAAATGCCACAACTGGTGAAATCCTTGGATCAGCCATTCGCGCCAATGCAACCGTTACTTTTGCTTACCCTAAGATCGGACTACTACAACAAGAAGGTATCAAACGTGCCGGTTCAATTTTTGTTAAAGACATTGGTATCTATTCACCTGAAGAATTAAACAACTTTAAATCAAGAACCGAGGAAAAATAA
- a CDS encoding MIP/aquaporin family protein has protein sequence MRKYFAEFFGTAMLVAFGTGSVVFGGTSFGSFPIAIAFGFAVIAGAYAFGNISGAHFNPAISLGMAINGRISWTEFAGYVGAQILGGFAGTGIVGAIIASINPTKQQIVSAGFGATNFQTPINIWSAMALELLLTFVFVLVVMAVTAKNNEAGNMFAPLAIGVTLTALIMMGIGFTGASFNPARSIAPAVVLALFGSSSALTNIAAYIIGPLAGGALAAVVAKYLLGTEDK, from the coding sequence ATGCGTAAATATTTTGCTGAGTTCTTTGGAACAGCAATGCTAGTTGCTTTCGGTACTGGTTCTGTTGTTTTTGGAGGAACTTCATTTGGTTCATTCCCAATCGCCATTGCGTTTGGTTTTGCTGTTATCGCGGGTGCCTACGCCTTTGGTAATATTTCTGGTGCTCACTTTAACCCTGCAATCTCATTGGGAATGGCCATTAATGGTCGTATTTCATGGACAGAATTTGCGGGTTATGTTGGGGCACAAATCTTGGGTGGATTTGCTGGAACTGGTATCGTTGGGGCAATTATTGCGTCAATCAATCCTACGAAACAACAAATTGTTTCAGCTGGGTTCGGTGCAACTAACTTCCAAACACCAATTAATATTTGGAGTGCCATGGCCCTTGAATTGTTATTGACATTCGTCTTTGTGCTTGTTGTGATGGCTGTCACAGCTAAGAACAATGAAGCTGGTAACATGTTTGCCCCACTTGCAATTGGTGTGACTTTGACGGCATTGATTATGATGGGTATCGGATTTACTGGTGCGTCATTTAACCCTGCACGATCAATTGCACCAGCGGTTGTTTTGGCATTGTTTGGTAGCTCATCAGCTTTGACTAACATTGCAGCATATATCATTGGCCCACTAGCTGGTGGTGCACTTGCTGCCGTTGTTGCTAAGTATTTGTTGGGAACAGAAGATAAATAA
- a CDS encoding phosphatidylglycerophosphatase A, with protein MLFTERDYYEDIVVLLAAHGVQLADIAVLVQAGQAEFIPDMTDEVALDSVQHVLHKTEVQDAIMTGIALDDLAEAGQIPEPLASRITSDHKTYGIDENMVMAILGVYGTISWTNFGYLDRTKPGIIGKLNDEQHQGGRVNTFIDDLVAAVAAAAEARIAHD; from the coding sequence ATGTTATTTACTGAACGAGATTATTATGAAGATATCGTAGTACTGTTAGCAGCACATGGCGTACAATTAGCTGATATTGCTGTCTTGGTCCAAGCCGGACAAGCAGAATTCATTCCAGATATGACCGACGAGGTCGCTTTGGATAGTGTGCAGCATGTATTGCATAAAACAGAAGTACAAGATGCAATTATGACGGGTATTGCTTTAGATGATTTAGCGGAAGCAGGACAAATACCAGAACCATTAGCCAGTCGTATTACGAGTGACCATAAGACTTATGGAATTGACGAAAATATGGTGATGGCGATTTTAGGCGTTTATGGCACAATCTCGTGGACTAACTTTGGCTATTTAGATCGAACGAAACCAGGTATTATTGGTAAATTGAATGATGAACAGCATCAAGGTGGTCGTGTGAATACATTTATTGATGATTTAGTGGCGGCAGTGGCAGCCGCGGCGGAGGCACGAATTGCGCATGACTAA